AATCccctgctggtgctgagcatGCACGAAGCCCAGTGAGACCACTCCATCTTGCCTCAGGTGAACTAGCACGTGTGCAAGGCCTGGGCAGAAGCTCCCTGGAAAGCTCCAGGCCAACTCTTTCCATCTTCTGAACCCTGACAAAAGTACCAGCTGCATTGGCttgcaaagcagctccatagGCAAAGATGAGCCATAGTGAGGagagcatcccagcagcagctggctgtgagaATGGCGCtatgctgcagctccagctgtggtgagCTGTCACTCTGTTGGAGCCAGTTGGGGCATTACACTGGTTTGGCACTTGCTAGAAACCCCTTCctaagctggagagctggataGTGAGGCAGAAAATTCTCATGGGTAGTGCTGCTCTTAGGAGAGCATACTGGGCTTCAAGATCAAATTCCAAAGCCCTGGCTTACGCCTGTTCAAACACTGCTGAACACGCTCCTGCAGGATGAGGGCAGCTTAGTGTTACTGCCTCCTTTATCTGCCTGACTTCCTCaccaccctgcctgcagctcttctgcacCCGCTGACAGCAATCTGTGGTTTGTGGCCTGTGCTAGCATAGTCTCAGAAACCAAAACTGGAGGTGTGCTGGTGATGTGTGCTGACAAGAATGGGAAATAGAGAGTGTTGTGGGGGATAGCTGACTCTGGACAGAgggccccagagcagcaggcttCCTGCAGACTGACGTGGTGACTAACAAAACCATAGAACAAGGAGGAACAAACAATGGGAAGTGCCTGTCTGACCAAGGCCAGGCTCCGTGTCTTGCCTGACCACTTCCGGTCCAGCATGCAGGGcttggcagctgagcaggaacCCTGGCTGCACGTGAGCAGGCGCCTACCCGGGGCTCagtgcagcagctccttgtACTCCTTGGGGTCTGTCCTAGCCACTGCTGGTCTATGTGCTTGGGCAGGAGAAGAAGCCATCAGAAGGGGTGCCACTGTGGCTTTGGCTTTGCTCTGATGCTGCAGTGTGGGAACAAAATACAAATGCACCTTGTGGAGAGAGGTGCTGGCTTGCCCAGCAGCTTGCGGCCCAGCTGTGTCTGCATCTGCCAGCTGCTCAgcatccctctgctcagctgcatgaGATTATGCTACACCCATccctctgccctctgctctgccagctgcaggtgaATGCTGCCCCTGCCATATACTGATTTCCCTGTACTGCCAGGCGATAGGGGAGTTGCCCTCAGTGCTCCTGAGGGTAcaaaagggcagagcagagactcCAGGCTTGTAAAGGCAAGAGCCATACCTGCTTGGGCTGGTGGCGCTCTGGTCGCTGGTCCCTGGGCTGggcctgctgcctgtgcagaggCTTGTACAGCACActcttcaggtatttgtagagatTGCTTTTCAGGTGCAAGGGGTTATAAGCAACTTCCACTTCCAAGCTGTTCAAGGCACCCTGCTCAGACAGAGTAAAGAACCTAGAGGCTATGAAATTAACAGGTGGAGGCTGTGGGGTTTGCTTGAGgtatttgtttggtttagcgtcaagaatttctttgcagGGGTTGTGGACCCTGTCAATGGGTATTCGTGCAGGGCTGTCAGTGACTTACCTCTATAGGGCCAGACACTCTCTCAGCATGTTCAGCAAGGAGGGCTGGGAAGGTTGACGGCAGCAAGAGCTCTCTGATGGCGACTGCTTTGACAAGCAGTGTGGCAGAATCAGAAGGGACAATGACATAGTAGGAATGCACCGCGATGTTCCAGCTTGGAGTGGTGTTCTGTGGCTCACGTCTGGCCAAAAGCATCCACTTCCTTTTCTAAATGGCAAAAGCCAAAACCAGTGTGAAAAATGGGCAACAGCtgcttccttcagtgctttcaCTGTAGGGCTGCTGGGTTCAGGAGCAGAGACATTCATACACATCATTACACATAAAGTTTAAGGACAGTatgttgtttgggttgttttaaaATTGAATGCAAGAcaattttggaagaaaaaaaaaatcccataccCAAAACATCCATTTTTGCTCCACATCCCAAGCCCTGGTTAATTCTTTCCACAGTTAAAGATGCATGTCTAACTCCAGCCCTGACTTTTGCACTTTATACCTCCAAACACTGGATTTCTGTTAAGCAGAGAGTCTTCTCTAAGGTTTGATGGGCTGTAGCATCTTTCCAGTGGTACACTGGCTGGAAGGATTTACAAGCCCAACTCTGGCCTGTGGGATGAAGCTGCATTTTTGAAACATGTTTTCTGGTACAGGCTAGATGGATCTCACAAGATGTGCTGTAACTATTCCTTTCTAGGGCAATCCTTCCCCATCAGACTGCAAATGGTACACACGCACCAGAAGACTATGACATAGAGCATGGAAGCTATGCTGGTTTGTCTCCAGTTCATCCCagtccagctgccagcagcttgtGGGCTTGATGATGAAAGGCAGGCCATAAAGTACGGACTCACAGACTCCTTCAGACTTCAGAGCTCTGCAAATTTACAGCTTGTGTCATTGAGGCATAGTAAAGATTAAACCAGCAAGGAGGCTCTACCAGGAGATGAAAAGCTCAAGTGGTTATGGCAGTATCAGCTGCAATACTGCCACAAGCACCTAATGTCAGTATTGCTGCCCTTGTCACTTATGAAACCTTGCAGCTGCAGTTCAAGTTTTCTTGCTCTCGTGTCTGTGTAGACAACAGCATGACAAGAAGCAAATCCAGTCTTCATGCACTGTGAATACAAACCAGACTGTTAATCTGGCCCCTTGAGCAGTAACACATCCAGGCAATTACATCTCTTCCTAACTGGTTTTTACTGGATAATGGTTATCCCTCACTTCAACAGACATGCTTTGCTCCTGCACAGGGCCAACAACCCATCACAAATACCACTACAGACTTTACAGTGCTTGTCATTGCCTGTCATTAGCACACTTCTGCTTTGTGACAGGACATCACTGATGAGATCCAGTGCTTTGGCTGAGGGATGTTTATACACAATTACAGAGTGCTCTTCAACAAGATGAGAATCATTTTAAGAACAACTCCATAGTTCAGAAATGACacaaatttttttcctatggaTAAAGCTCAGAAGAGAGCATCACTCTAGTTTATGCTCTGTGCTTCCCAGCCACAGACTGCTGATGGGAAAGCCAATAAATTCTTATGGGAAGTCACACAGCATTATGAGAAACAACTGTTGCATGACTAACATCTGGGGTGTTTCACTCAAAAACAGGGTAATGCTGTTTCTGGCTCTGGTTACAGAGGTTGAGGGTATTCTATAGCAGAACTTTGCTCACTAGCTCTTTGAGCTCCCCCGTACTTTATGGTGATGTTACAAGGTCCTAGTTGAAATGGCTCTTTCACCAGCCTTCCAGCCCCCAAGTGCAAAGCACCTAACACTTACTTTATAACCCGGAGTTTATACAGGGCTGTGACTGGCCAGGAGGCCATCTGGCAGGGTGAGGTCACGTCTGTTGCTCTTATGCTGCCATCAGCCGCTCCAGAAAGCAAAGTGGGATCAAGCAATCTCTCCTGCAAGTCGCACTTGAGGCACACTAGGAGAAGAAGATGACAACGGAAATTAATTATAGCATTGGCAGCCACAGGACATGGTAgcagcctggaagtgttctaAGCAAATGGCCCCTCTCAGCCTGAGGCAAAGGAAGCTCCAGACAGCTTTCAAAGTCACCCATTTGGGTCTCTAAATGTGAGGGAACACATCTGTAGGATAGGCCTGGGTAATCTTCAAGGCTGTGTGATTTAGGAGTTCCctgcagagggcagagagaATTAAATACTTAGGGTGGTCCTGGATGCAGAGGCATGGCTGAAGCCTCCTGATGGAAGAAGGAGATGAAGgtgttctctctctgtgccATAGTCATGTAGCCATGTTTTAAACAACATCTCCAAGCTGATGACATTGTCCTCTATGGTTTGCACATCTATGTCCATTCCCAGGATTGCAatgtctgcaggaaaaaaagatgaaaaagcacAAATATTTTCAGCCACAGAAAAGAACAGTATCTTGCGTTTCCAACCAAGCTGTGCCTCCTTAGCCTTTCAAGAGCCTTCACATAAGAAGTGCTTCAGAAGCCATTACCATACAACTCACA
The DNA window shown above is from Indicator indicator isolate 239-I01 chromosome 8, UM_Iind_1.1, whole genome shotgun sequence and carries:
- the M1AP gene encoding meiosis 1 arrest protein; its protein translation is SEAMNSRKLLSETRRTFPAAKVRCQQPSRIIIVDVTSPSWTNTCSVLSEALENTLCLACSLTGPCRVPLLSLYLVQNHQECLLPFTQVKENFARIQACMSELRSLPREGCFPQGGCGVVQAVQDGLQQFKQYSRHTAAGGSTNNSVEITILTGQSSKEMVKHLEMKLKDVDLMSLRRIEVIEVLKRDFLEPEDVEQCMPAEEPSISDIAILGMDIDVQTIEDNVISLEMLFKTWLHDYGTEREHLHLLLPSGGFSHASASRTTLMCLKCDLQERLLDPTLLSGAADGSIRATDVTSPCQMASWPVTALYKLRVIKALKSEGVCESVLYGLPFIIKPTSCWQLDWDELETNQHSFHALCHSLLKRKWMLLARREPQNTTPSWNIAVHSYYVIVPSDSATLLVKAVAIRELLLPSTFPALLAEHAERVSGPIEGALNSLEVEVAYNPLHLKSNLYKYLKSVLYKPLHRQQAQPRDQRPERHQPKQHQSKAKATVAPLLMASSPAQAHRPAVARTDPKEYKELLH